From the genome of Branchiostoma lanceolatum isolate klBraLanc5 chromosome 11, klBraLanc5.hap2, whole genome shotgun sequence:
AAATTGCGATTGTTTTGACTAATATGTGGTCCGTTACTTCCAGGTCTGGCCGTCATACCTAAAAACTTGTCACTGACCACCAATAGTATTGCTGGGACTATATCCTGGTTCATTCAGTCCATAAGCCATATCCCCGTATATACTGCAACGTTATATAATATATTTAAGCCAGAATCTTGGAATATCTGAGACTCTACCTCTACAGAGATCTAATTTTAACACAAGTAGATCTTATGCAGCATCAATGTCTGCTGCTCACCGTAGCAGCGACCGTCAGGTACAAAGAGTTGGCTATAAATGACGAAAAGGTTCCGATGCGTCCGTTAAAGGTTCGTTGTAACGCGTCCAGATACGGTTGGTATTGTTTGATGTGCATCAGCTTGTATGTCTGTCTCAGAATATTTACGTTGTTGCCGAGGACTGCGATCTTTCGTCTTGTAGCATCGCCGTAACGGCAAAGTTCTGTCATCTATTTGCTCCTGTgtgtatgaaaacaaacatcatacaatgcttagcatgaaagttcatttgtgttggtagaattcattatttaTAAGACTTAACTTTTCGTCCAAcgctgtaagagaaattgggacttaccccaaattttcggttgactccatcaaccctgttcacggaacttgtgtcgtcccccgtctctgttcaaggttcagagcccacagacctaccttgaacagagacgggggacgacACAAGTTATCTGAACACGTATGACCTGCTACTgcgatcacgtgtcgctgacatcacgttgcagtagccggggtcattccgtgaacagggttgatggagtcaaccgaaaatttggggtaagtcccaatatctcttacagtgttggacgaaaagttaaGTCTTGTTAATACCATACAACGCTATTGAGGAAACTTACATCTACAATAAATAACTAGCGGTTACACATCAAGGGATAGAATATTGCTATGCAGAAAATGGATACTATCTCTAATATACAGCATCTCTATGCAGCATTATACCTCTTGACAAATTCGTCATGCAATGATTTCTATCGATGCTATACAAAGCTCTTTGAATAAAACGCTTCAAGCTAGCTGATAACCATCGTTTGTTGAGTTCGTAAATTGGACTTAAGAATCGACTTTGCGAGCTTCTTACGTTTTCTGAAGCGGAAACTTCTGAGGAACCATAGATCTTTAATATGATACGTAGGGAACGACATGGATTGCTTCCCCCAACTTACCTTTGAAGAGCATCTATGTGTCCTCAGGGGGAGTGTAGCATACGAACATTCGCATTCAGGAAGTTGTGTAGAACTGCTTCGCCGTCGACCTGTGTTATATTAAAGGGAGTCAATGTGCAGTGTCAGGCACAGTTTCTATACAAAAAATGTAGGCAACAAGACAGTCATATTACGGCTATATTACTAAGGTATAGAGGCAACAATTTAATCTGAAGAACGGATTTCATATTCTAACGCTTGACGTCCAGAGAAATTAATAAGAGGCAATTTCTGTTTAGCACATTTCTGTCATAAAAAATAGTTCTACAAGATTTTAGTATTATATGATTTAATGTCTGATGCTGTGTATGATTCGAAAAAATTATCATATACTTTCAAACCATATTGTTTCCCTGGTATCGCAAATCATGTCTTCACAGTTTTTATGGGGTAAAACGTGCTCTttagaagtttaaaaaaatgaataaccCAGCACAAAACTCCGTTTGCTTGATGCTGTCTCAGAACTAAATGTTGCGATTGAAACCGGCGGCACGAACTAAtttgaaatcaacattgccATAAGACTGCATATGATTCATAATCAATGCTTCCAACCGTTATGGTGACCTCGGGAATGTGTAATCATTAACGAATATATCACATTCGTATTGCAAGGACCGACTGCATACGTCGCAATAAGTATAGAGATGATATTATTCTTTGTCACCCGCTATACCGCTGTAATATTTATTACATATTGGGCTGGAGTCGTGGGGTGCATCCCCATGTAATGAATATATATCGCTCTTTGTATACAGCTGATGCACAGCttgatgaaatgaaatttgGCAGTGTTTCAAATGTAGACACCATAATGGCAAAATTTCTAGTCACCAACCGTGCTCATAATATAGACAGCCAGACCAAATCCAATGCTTAATGCTGAAGAATATGGACAATTACTTTTGATCACAGCCAGTAGTTGATGCCGAAAACTTTGACAAAAGAAGGGAATTGtttcggaaaaaaaaataaccttgaaattatgtgaaatatgtatacatacatatcaaatgtcaaattgtacaaagaaaaaTGGAAGATATTACGTTTTTATCAATATCTATAACTGCATACAACATGTGTATAAGAATAAATGCCAGCGTTTGAATTCATCCAGAAATGAACGTATAGCATCTGTCCAGGCCTATTACTGTGCAACACGACTTTAATTAAGGAATCGATTCTTTGAAGTTAATGGAATTATGTGTAATTGTCATTTTTAGGAAGTCAGGGCGGAAAAATCTTTTGACATGCAGCCATGCGAAGAGTGAAAGAGACATTTTGCAGTGGAATGGCCCTAATGGCGTACTCATTTTCCATCTGGTAATCGATTATCCTATAATGGATTGTCTCGTAGGGACATTTGCCGCTTTGATTGGCTGATGCATTTTTCACCTGACGTAATCCAAGAGTGCTAGCATGCTTTTAATAGCTACTGACCCCTCCACTTAAACGTTATCTGTCTGCTTGGAAGTTTTTCACGACTCAAATGTCAGTGACTGTGGCGATATGTTAAACGCATTGTGTCTAGCAACCACTTTCCactttaaagggcataagacaccaaaatagaatattttattattatctgaaataggagtagcatcattcaaggaatataaacgtttaaaataaatacacacccttctgatgttatttaactttaaccatcagaaaccatacttccatggatctaGCTCTTTAGTCTTAtatgatcttctcaccaggttaTTACAAATCGGCTGTCATGttctttgtgacgtcatgagtgggcaaGTCACTGATCAATGTAATTACCTATTGGGaagaatcaagagctggaggtatgatgttttgatggtttgatgttcaataacatccgaagtgtgaatattttgtggcAATGTCTATGCTATTTAACAATagcattatgttttatgtaatttcaggaaattcctAATGTttatgtcattggtgtcttatgccctttaaggaGACCGTTGGGTAactaaattgaattgaaattgaatttgaTATGACCTATGACTTTATAGATTAGACATGACccatgatgtaaaagtataatatctaagacaacaaagcacacaaaattaAAAGACAATGCACTTCTTGATCAAGGAAATTCATGTGAACTACTAACAAGATTTCTGAATGGTTGGTCAACGGTTGCCTCTTCAGTGGAAATGTGGTATAATGACAACTGGCCAGTATGAAAAAGAATTAGCCATTGAGAAACGGTCAGGCTGGTAATCGAGTGCTCAGGTAAGAATTATTATTGTATTCAAATTATTAGCCCGTGTTAAACAGAATTTGTTCGACTCTTTTACATTGATTCACGAGGTAAACCATATCTCAGTTGAATCACGTCGACACTTAAGCATTTTCCATTACCGACACCACATTTATTTACAACAAAATCACAACAGGGTCAATAGGAGGATTAACAAATGGACTGCCAACCTCTGCTTAGCGTATCTGGCTTCGTGAGGATCTCGACGCATGCGGCGGGAAAGGCCCCGACCTTCCCCTGGCAGTACCCGAACCACCATCcgtcatttccagtttttagTACTTCAACGATGTCGTTGACATTCAAATGGAGTAGACCGGGCTCGCTGACCTCGTAAGGCATGATGGCTCTTGCCACGCAGCGGTCTGatcatgaaaataaaagaaacagcATTAACCATATAATACAAATACGTAACAAactgttagttccattggccagcggataaaacACATTTAATTCCAAACGTTTCTAGAAGAAATGCATAAAGACAACAAAGAtggggctgccaaaaataagttaagatcatatagattatttaaaactacatataatgaagaaaaatatttagGTAATGCAAATAAGAGGGACacgaatgcagtcacaagattAAGAATCagttgccacaaactacatattgaaacgggaagacatacccgcactcctctagaacaacgattatgtaaacattgtacttggatagaatagaatagaagacgaatgtcatttcgTGGTAGAATGCAGATTACATATCCAAGGAAGAAATGAATTGTATTagcttgtacaaaacctatttccctactttacacatttttaaaagtactgtacaaaaattcatattcctaatgcgactagacaaacctcccattgaaaaacatatctgttctttaatatctactataaccgaaaagcgaggagaagtagaatttatccaaagatagtcatattcttttggtATCCGTTAACAGcacttgttcttttgtttcgttgttagccaagtgtggcagaaatgcaataaaggtcttcattcattcattaacgcAAACGTTTCCTTTAAAAACTACTTTCCTTGCAACCCTTACAACTTCATAATGATTCCGCTTGCCGGAAACTGCATTAAAGCTCGACTATGAAAGCATTTACTCTGATGCTTTGAGTCACCCTCTATCCATGATGTTTGCAAAAATGAACATAAAATCTAAGTTCAGACGTCCATCTTTCTATAGAGGAGCTCATTGCGGTAGTAAGGTTAATCTCATAGGGAACATTCAGTAGTATACGTGTGTACATATTTCATGGTATTTTTGGTACAGTTACGACTGATGTTCTTTATTATCCCCCAGAGACGACAAGCAGAGCAGAATAATAAATAATGGAATAAAGATATTGAACTCATAAGGCCAAGGTCGGCTAAAAAGCAACTCAGTCATCCGAAGTTGTaaggaaaataaagaagaaaggTTTGTGAAGTTAAGTAGTGTAAAGAATGCAATGCATTTTGAATGCCCGCTCTCTAATAAGAAAAGATAGCCTGGGCGGCGAAACGGAAAATATTGGACATGCACATGTCGGCTAGAATACAAACAAAGCAGCTAGATTTAAGCCAAAAAGCCAATTACGACTACCTTAGTTCTAAAGAGGGTGAGACAAGAGATGAAAGACTATTGATTCAGACGAATAAGCTCTAACCAGTGCATTTGCTTGTAAAACATTTCAGCATAAGGACAGAAAGATCGTATATTACATACATATGCATGGCCTAATACGCTTCTGGTGTTATAAAGAGTTGAACGAAAATGTTCCtgatgcttttgaaatgttacaAACATTTACAACTAAATGCAATAATGCAATAATATTATATAAGAATATGTAAAAAGAACATGTAAAAGGAATGGTAATTGGGGTATATTCACTATTATTATCAATTAGTTTTATTCAtcggttttgttttcatttcattccgTAAACtaccttatttttgtgccataCATGTCTTGTGtatcgttttttgtttgtttataaaccCAATAAaaacaagtgtggtaagtttgaaggtccagagatttgccattttcacactgtgcgtaaaagtgcatcgtccgtcccgtgcgcacatactgtatgcgagtggCGAGTGGatacggcatacttaatacacagactggaggtcactctgtacatgttcgcagctaaaactcacaattcccgttgccgcattggtatgtaacttggtatatcgtttgctaggttgcgtgtggtgatgcacgttgtctattttgcaatgtaacagtgactatacgatcacagcaagtaaggaagatttctaccccgtatctgcctgaagtattccagtcatgcataacggattataacatggtccctatggcagggcagtggggcatagcattaattataggggtgcaattacgatattggattgacgtttaaagtagttatggtgtaacaaagctattgtgcatcaccacgccgaaccaggcaaacgatatgccaagttacacaccaatgcgacaacgggatcgtgagttatagctgcgaacgcgcaacaaatgcattcccaatactcccagaaggaggtcatcctccttcccggagtaatgaatgttaaaaaaaataaaacatttagaaCTTAGTGAATAATGGCCAAGAACACCAAGTTATGCCACGTCATAGAAAGTTGGACGGATGGCGTCCTAGATTTTGCTCGGACTGAATATAATTTTAGTAGACGGACTTAACAGCTGTCTGATATTTTTATGGGTTATATCAAATATGGATAGCCTTTGTGACAAGATTTGTCTTAAATCAGTGTGTTGGTTTGTCCTTTCGAATTCTGTGCACGCTCTCTTTCAAGAATGTGCCCATGGGATAGTGACGAAACAATCCATAATGTCTCTGACAACATGATCACCATTCAACATCTACACTAGGATTTATGGATTATGCTTTAGCTTATATGAATCAATATCTATACAAAACTTGTATCTGACCTTTTCTGAATAAAGTCTTACAAAGTGGAACTGATGTAATGATGGATGTAAGGTTTAGAGAACTATGTGTTGCCTCATTGGAATTACCTCACATAGAAGATAATCCTCCCAGCTTTAACTGTCTGTCTTGATCTAAATCACATTCCTTGTACTTTAGTGAATGCCAAATGCACTGACTATGAATTGAGTTCCTTGACGTATCGAGCAGCGCACTGAATCTCTAGAATCCTACCTGATACCTTATTACCGCAACCACTTTTATTGCATGGTTTATCGAGATAATAAACGCAACTTTAGAATTTATAATAGCTTGAGGATATATTTGCAGGGCAATTTGGTAAAACTTATTAAttcttgttaaaaaaaaaacacgtaccTGGAGATATATCCCCATCGTTTGCAAGTTTATCGAAGTCGTCATCACAATTGTTGGGCGCGACTTCCATCTCGGATTCGGGGATCGGTGGAACTACGTTGACGAGTTGGCACTGAGTCCATGCAGCCCGGTGCTTATCTCTTCTACACACCGTTAGTGCAACGAGCAGGATTGCCGTCAGCACCAGTACACCGCCTGCAACGCTACCGGCTATGATGGCTATCTTGAACAGTCGCCGCACGGGAGATATCACTTCTGCTAGGGAATAACAACGACTCAATGAGATCCCCAATAAAGGAACAGTTCAAAGGGACGTTCAAGTCAGCAGTGGTTGATAAAAGGAAATAGGGAAAATCAAGTTAAGGTAAATGCAAACGAGATCAAGGAAACCTGTCTGAGCAACGTCTACAACTCTTATCAAAGTCAGAGTCAATTTGTTCAGATTCTAGCTGGAGGAGTTGGATGGCAATCAGTTCTGAAAAAGATCTAGATGGCTGCCTTGTCATATATATACCTCTTGAGGCTATTTCCTTTTCGCCTTAGTGAGAGTAGACAGACTTTGAGCTTGAGATATATGTAGATATTGAAGAAATGCAGCACTTAGAAAGGTTCCCACCTGTCATGGCCGCCGTTTCAACGAATGAAATGAACACAGACTTGAAGTCGGCGTCAGCAACGTCATTGGACGCGACACAGAGGTAATCTTGGCTCTCATTGGTCTTCAACTCAGGAATGATGACGGAGGCGGAAGCCCTCCTGTTGACCCCACGGACGAAGGCGATTGGCTCTCCGAGTCCTGCCTTGTACCACGTGACGTTAGGAGTCGGGTTACCCTCGGCCTGGCACAGCAGCTCCACACTTTCTCCGACGAAAGGCACGATGGGATTGGAGATGTTGATGATCTTTGCCGCGTCTGTAACATCAAAGATAATGTTTATGAGAGACAGATTACGAcgcttcatttatttatttatttatttatttatttatttattttgatttaccacattttgtggaaggattgacataacaggtgaactatcaccttttcaagatgtcatcccagaccggactgtaagatttggaccatcgcacaccggggcatgcccctactctttttcgaaaggtgtggtgggttctttaacgtgcgcggggtgttgctctccccaaacacgggacctccatttaacgtcctatccgagggacgtccctaaccctagatgagctaggtactcatttacacctgagtgaagtgaggaaagtcgtgttaagtgcctttcccaagggcacaacgtcggggcgcaagttcggacatgtctctgggcgcacctgggattagatcccgggacccattgtttgacagccgcgtgctctacagttgcgccacacgacgccacatttAGATAAGAATTGGCTTCGTTTCTTAATTAgctttatcataatgatatattGTGTTTGTTGACAAATGTAAACTACAAGCAATATTACGAATCTCGTGGTTGTGATGTTTCGCAGCCAAATGACAAGTATAGTCGGCCTGTTTCAATGTCAGTACACTACATTATACTTGCAACGTgtccaaaaaataaacgccaaTCCAGCATCATATGACTGTAAATGTTGTTGCAGGGATTCCATTTGCCATAAAAGGTATGCATGacactttgatgaaggttagacatccaggtagttagatacgccaaaaatagtttctcaagcaactggataaatctgAGATAGTGGGTTCCTTTATGACACTTTGACATTCATGCGTTCATCATGCCATAACAGTGGTTTAGCAATTATTTTTTGTAAAGACGTTCACATTCGTGCTATATTGACGATGGTGCCTATCATACGTTTTGACATAGATGCGAGTCGTTTACAACCATCGCAAAATATGTGGTGGGGTGGGGTCGTGTCGcataacggcaggattttcgacCCAGAACCTAGAACCtaggggtcccgggttcgaatcccctgacgccaccgatcttgtgctcttgggaaaaggcacttaacacgactgtCCCCACTCCACCAAGTGTAAAAAaagggtacattatgtgtgtgggtcacggcatcagcaatagctgcctgtgtcccacgtgtattgcactgttgcattTCCAATAAAATTCAAATCGCAAAGTATGAGGGTCTCTTCACTTAATAATGACTTAATCCTTTGAAAGTTGTAACAAAATCCCATTTTGGCTGATTCTGAGAGACACATATCATTTGTCATCATTGCCTGGACTTTTAAGATTTCATCAAACATTTCATTAGATTATTTTTGGAAAGCCTTGAATAGACCTGTCCACTTCACTTCGGTTCATCTGTGGTAGGTACATTCGAGGACTTAGTTTACTGAATCCTCTTTGTGATGACCGTCAGATCTTTGATTAAAACGGGTTTTACTCAGTTACTGAGTTTCTAAAGGCAATAAACTTAATGCTAAATCGTTGTGAATGTTCTTACTTCTCCCTGTTTCCCTTTTGgtacaatagacctctttccagttacggtgGCCATTGTGAATTCCCAGAGGTCAGCTcagggtcatgcaccaaaacgccaacaacaatattttctacaaatgAAAGGCAcatattagattatttcatcttagaggcGCGAAATGTACCACCGAAGATGATACAACTGGCATTACAGGTTATGGACTTAGGACCTTGGTCAGGtactgcctcgttttggtgcatgaccccgagatgacctctgggaattcaaaatggccgacgtaactggaaagaggtatATTCATCGACAGTGATGCCTGCAATGGGAGCTAGTGGAGCGCCAATAGTTTCACGTTTCCTATCCAACACTAGTTGAGACATATCGCAGAGTGCCTCTGCAGGGACACCCTACTGTTTTACCCTTTGCCAACTCGAGCAACTCATTAATATAAGAGGTCATTATACCCGCTCTAGTTGCTCAGAGCCACACTAATCCATGCACCATCATTAAATATAATTAAGGAACCCACTATCTCAGATTAACAGGAAATGCGTGCTGTGTGAGTAATGATATTGATCTTAAACAGTGTAAGATGCCGCGGTCCCTAAGTGGGTTGGTTGCCGATGAATTGAATGTTATCTGTATTTCTGTTGATTGCTAACTAAAGGTGGTGTAAGAGCAAGTAAAATGAATCCTAACAAAGTTTGTGTCGTTAACGGTTGAAAAGGAAGACGTTGGAAAGTATTCAATGGTTTCGAATTAGTCTTGCAAAACAGTGGGTAAAGGTCTAAGGTTACGTTATAAGATCAAGGTTGTAAGAGGCAACAGAGAGTGGTACTCACATAGCACGTCCAATAGAACGCTGGCCGCTTTGAATCCCGTCAGGTACTCTGCCACACACGAATAATTCCCGCCATCTTTCCTCTCAACGTATGGAATTACTAATGAAGTGTTCCTGATGTTGTCTCCACTCTTTAACGTGACCGACATGCGTAAGTTGGTGTCGATGATACTCCCGTCTTTAGTCCAGTATATAGGGCTGACTAAGGCACTTGTGTTCTCCACAGAGCAGTGGATAGATAAGGTGGTATGCTCTACGGCTTCCCCTCTTCTCGGCATAGATAGCTTCACCGTCGGTGGTACTGTGAAAGAAGACAAGCAAACGCATAGCATTAAATACAAGTCACCATAAGAATTGTCTGCATTCGTGTTTAAAATGTAAAATAGTTGTTTCTCCTACTTAGATATTGAGAATATGTCTCGGAGAGGATGATTCAGAAGCGTACCTCATATTGACTATCATCTAATACCATAAAAGGCTATCTCAAGGATTGTCAATATCTACCAGACCACAAGTTCTGAATCCCAAAATCCACGGAAAGAACATGAGTATGCGATAGCCAAAACAGTTCCAAACTCATCTCTTTAAGAAAATGATTGTCTAGTAAGACGGTCTGTCAACCTAgcttggaaatgaaaaaaagataaacaagcTCTCCCAGAATTTAACGACTGTGGGTTACTCCCCAGAATGCCACGGAGGAAATTCATAGTATCCAAAAGGAATAATTCTCATGCTATCGCGTGTTGTCGAGGTTATATATATTCAACAGGTTTATTACAACATCAATAAAGAACATTCAACGATATCAATCTCTACGCTGACAAATGATTCTCACATAAAGGGTATATGTGCACAATGTGTGGTATAATACTGATGTAATCTTTTTGCCCATTGCAGTATTTCACTATTTTTATGACTCATCTGTCTTTGATATAACAAAAAGCGTATATTGTATTCCGttgtagttcttagaatagccatttgttttacttgtcaacattgttaccccgcactatctgtacagtataccctctctatacattgtttcatgttacaattagccctcgggcaaggcCTTGCAAATGAAACATTCCATATCtatatatcaacattttttcgTCCTCTTACCCCTTCGTGAATAATATAAAATTGCAAACTTCGAAAGTACGACAAGTGAACAAAGTCAAGATAAGACAAATGGCAATCCTTTTTGCCAGTTCAATATGAGGTCCAGCATGCCTGTTGAAATAGTTTACTACCCACACTGCGCAATCATCGGATCATCCTGTATATAAGTTATGAGACAGTGCCGTAGTCCCCGCAGATGGGCAGTTCTTGTCTATCAAAATGTGTGGATGGGTGGGAAAATCCAGAGCTATCTTTTTAACCCCGTTCTAATCACCCCTCCTATACCCATACTGAAGGGTCGGCCCCAACCGCGCTCTCCGGTGTTGCGGATGTCTCCGAATGAAAAGTCCACAGTGATAAGGCGCGTATGCCTTATATAGGGTTAGTTAATTAGGTTATTTCGGATGACCAATGACAGCGGAGTGTGAAATAGCGTGCTACATTTAGGGACATTTTGTCCTTCAGGGTTACCAAATTATCGATTCCTGCATTATGGTTGGCTCTTGACCCATGTTCGGATATTGCATTCATCATTACCATCTTTGATGTGTCCATCACGTCTGTATCGAACAACTGTCAAATACCATGTTATGTGCTTTCAGTTAGATTAATACACTTTTCTCTATGCATACATCAACCCTCATGTCAATCATTTCAATTTCATCGCCCACTTT
Proteins encoded in this window:
- the LOC136445373 gene encoding uncharacterized protein yields the protein MMVNRRTSGLLVISFVLALVDSSKTPYPMTVRGMVGDRVTLRGKFQDSLDGVIAITWSKIDSADGGSRNAVAIWSPTGKDARDMTFDPLKERTTLNRDGSLTLQPAVSSDQGLYVQTVLIDGVGQKEYYVAVEIHVPPTVKLSMPRRGEAVEHTTLSIHCSVENTSALVSPIYWTKDGSIIDTNLRMSVTLKSGDNIRNTSLVIPYVERKDGGNYSCVAEYLTGFKAASVLLDVLYAAKIINISNPIVPFVGESVELLCQAEGNPTPNVTWYKAGLGEPIAFVRGVNRRASASVIIPELKTNESQDYLCVASNDVADADFKSVFISFVETAAMTEVISPVRRLFKIAIIAGSVAGGVLVLTAILLVALTVCRRDKHRAAWTQCQLVNVVPPIPESEMEVAPNNCDDDFDKLANDGDISPDRCVARAIMPYEVSEPGLLHLNVNDIVEVLKTGNDGWWFGYCQGKVGAFPAACVEILTKPDTLSRGRRRSSSTQLPECECSYATLPLRTHRCSSKEQIDDRTLPLRRCYKTKDRSPRQQRKYSETDIQADAHQTIPTVSGRVTTNL